The sequence tacacttaaaaatggttaaaatgggatccctgggtggcgcagcggtttagtgcctgcctttggcccagggcgcgatcctggagacccaggatcaaatcccacgtcaggctcccggtgcatggagcctgcttctccctctgcctgtgtctctgcctctctctctctctctctctctatgtgactatcataaataaataaaaaattaaaaaaaaaaaaggttaaaatggggacagggtgtctgggtggctcagtcatttgagtttCTGATTCCTGACTTTGACTCATGCATAATCTCACAGTTATGGAGATCAAGCTctccatcaggctctgtgctcagtatggagtctgcttaagattctttctctccctctgcctctgccccttccccctgtggacatgtgcacattctctctctctcaaaataataaaaccttatagaaatggttaaaatggtaaattctacattatgcttattttaccaatcaatttttttctttttttactaagAGCACCCTAAACTAAAAAAGTTTAAGTGATTCAATGTCCATAGAGCACTTAGATGATTtcttatttatacaaataaaattttacctcTTATTCCCAATCAGCATGATAACCATGTTAGAGCTGGAGTGTTGCCGGGCATCCTCTAACCAGGAGGTCAGGTGGTTGAAGGTTTCACGCCTACAGTAGAAAGTTTACAAAGTGGGTCAGAGGCCCatttcaaaatgtcaaaagtaATTCCAAATGCATGGGAAAAGGGGGAAAGCTACATatgtaaaggaaaatattagaGACGCCATTCCTCTTTAGCATTCTTACCAAAACCAgaagacagcaaaaaaaaaagattttgagaacaTGGGGAAAAGACTCCCTCCTGCCCACCTGATCTGACTCACCTTGTGATGTCATATACTAGCAGTGCTCCAGCTGCTCCCCTGTAGTAGGAACGGGTGATAGAACGGAAGGATTCTTGCCCAGCCTTTCCCACCAACATGGCaacaaaaaatcccaacaaaacaAGGTTATTTCCACAGAAATGACTTGATCACATGCTACTCTAACACAGAccacttactttaaaaaaaacctctattaAGAAAAGGGAATTCGAGAAAGGAAACCCGACTGCCCAGAGAGATGTCCAGGtgggaaataaacatttttcagtgGAAGCACAGTTAACAGTGGGAGTGGGACAACTGTTCCTGTGGGACTGTCCATCAAACAGCTGAATGTTTAGCATCCCTGGTTCCCAGACACtaaatgccagtagcaccccACTGTCATTGTGACAGTCTAAGACATTCTTATACATTTCCAATATTCCCTAGGAGAGAACTGGAAATAGGACTACAAACTCAAGAGCATTTTCAATCCCCTCATGATGCTGAACACATTACATTAAactgtttgtaaaaaaaaaacaaaaacaaaaacaaaaaaacctgtttgTATTCTTCTATCTGTAAAAAGGAAACTTCTCTTAGAAGGCCAATACCCTGTCTAAGGAAGTTTCATTCGAATGGGTCAATGTAGAAAAGTAGACAAAGTACTTAAATTGAACATATGCTAATTGACATTTAGGGTTCCACTACTAACAGCACTACTAACAGCAGGACTACCAAAGGATGTTGTCATAGCaaataagaataagaaacagGGAAAAACGCTCAGGGCCCAGGACAGAGTTTTCCTTAAAAAACCCAATATTCACACTCTAATCTCATTTCCAAATGGGGCCAAGATATTTATAACTGAGCAATTTATTAATGCCACCATATACTGggtacttttgcttttttaatgcaATAGTGTGGTTTTGTCCTCTTAGGggaagcaaaaacattttttagtatatgtgctgccgaagtgagcacaagcaaaagcatttttaaaataataacattattaataataatatcctGAACACTGAATCTGTCCTATTAGAaaagttttcatattctttggctCAGTAGGtgggacatctgactcttgatctcggggtcatgagtgtgagccctgcattgggtctgattactcaaataaatacatctttaaaaaaaaagtatttttcacacttttttaaagattttatttatttattcatgagagacagagagagagagagagagagagagagagagaggcagagacacaggcagagggagaagcaggctccatgcagggagcccgatgtgggatttgatcccgggactccaggatcatgcgttgggctgaaggtggcactaaaccgctgagccacccgggctgccctatttttcacATTCTTGAAATCATTTATCCTCATATTCCTACATAAAGATTAGGAAGCAAAActactattcttattttattttattttatttttttaaagattttatttatttactcatgagagagagaggcagagacataggcagagggagaagcaggctccatgcagtgagcctgatgtgggatttgatcctgggtctccaggatcatgccccgggctgaaggcaggcacttaacagctgagccacccaggaatccctactattcttattttaaagacagaaaaactaaaatgtggAGATGGGAAGAAAACGGCCTTCTCATAGTATAACAACAGTAAAAGTGAATACTAATAGTAACacaaatgggaaaattgaagCTCAAAGGATTAACTGACCCAAAGTTTTAAATCTATAaatgcttgggatgcctgggtggctcagcagttgagcgcctgccttcagcccagggtgtgatcctggagtcccggaatcgagtcccacatcgggctccctgcagggagcctgcctctctctctgcctgtgtctctgcctctctgtgtgtgtctctctcatgaataaataaataaaatcttttttaaaaaaataaataaataaaaccaaatctataaatgcttggggtgcctgggtggctaagtcaatTAAGTGAcagccttaggctcagatcatgctgtgtcaggatccctgctcagtgggaagtctgcttctccttctccctctgcttccccccacttgttttctctttatctctctaaaaataaataaatagggatccctgggtggcgcaacggtttggcgcctgcctttggcccagggcgcgatcccggagacccgggatcgaatcccacgtcgggctcccggtgcatggagcctgcttctccctctgcctgtgtctctgcctctctctctctctgtgactatcgtaaataaataaaaaatttaaaaaaaaaaataaaaataaaaataaataaataaataaataaataaataaaataaaaataaataaataaaatatttttttaaaagtcaaaaaaacaacaaatctaTATCATCATCTCAGTCCAGTTCATGAACCTTTGTTGAATCAATAACCTAGGAAGAGTGATTGGTTCAATTTGGGCTGGTCTGTCTGCATTGGTTTGAGGTATCTTTGTCCAACCCCATTAAACAAATCTGAAGCAGCAAAGAATTAAGATGAAGATATGATAAAGAGAATTAAAACCTTTTGAATTTCTCCCAAGTGGAAGCATCGTATTATGGTTTCAAGATATATACAATTAACCCTCACACAACATGGGCTTGAACAGCTCTGGGCCACTTACATAGATTGTTTTACAGCACAGcactgtgaatatattttctctcccttatggttttttttttttctactttatttttttaatttatttttaaacaaaaaaaaattttaaacaccaacacagggcttgaactcccaaccctgagatcaagacttgtgCCATGATCAAGACCCAGATagttaaccaactgcgccactcaggcacccctttctcttatgttttttttttttttttaaatgttttattttatttattcatagagacgggtgggggggcagagacacaggcagagggagaagcaggcaccacacagagagcctgacgtgggactcgatcctgggtctccaggaccacgccccggggctgcaggcggcgctaaaccgctgtgacaccggggctgccctctcttatggttttaataacattttcttttttccagctcACTTtgttataagaatacagtatataatacatataacatacaaaatatgtgctaatcaATTTTTTGTTATGGGTCAGCCCTTCTGGCCAAATagtaggttattagtagttaagtttttgggagTGCCTAGCTAGCTTAGTCAGAAGAGCAGACGACTCTTGATCTTCAGGTCATAAATTCAAGCCCAAGCCATGGGGTaaagattacataaaataaataaaagtttttaaaaaagtagtcgAGTTTTTGGGAAGCCAAAAGTCATATGCAAATTTTTGACTGTGCAAGGGTTGATACCCCTAACGCTCACATTAAGGATCCACTGTAGCTTGAAGTATAAATCCCTACAAAGTCAGATGGGCTTATTTCCTCAAGAATCAGAATGCATTTTGAagtaaaatacaaatgattttgcGATTAACCAGTATTTTATATTCACTACAGTATAACACCTCTTCATTTAGTATGGATTATTTGggcatttatatatacaaaatgacaaaagattaaaaaaaatgacatggctccctggggcacctggttggctcacttgatagaatatgcaactcttgacctcaaagtcatgagttcaagccccacattgggcatggagactgctaaaatttaattaattaattaattaattaattaataaaataaaatgaaatttaagaaaaggtAACATGGCTCTCTAAGTCCTCATCAATAACCAGAAAAGTGACAACAAAGAACTTGGATAACTTGATCTCTTTAAAAATTCCCTTCATGGTAATCCCTAAATATTTTCACACAGGATGACTTTGGGAGTATATGAGAGGATGAGGTCATCAAAATGGGAAAGCAAGATGAGTAAGCAATGTGTAGATCAGGACTGACAAGGGAAAACGATCAGCTTACCCAGAGGGTGGCAGACAAGAAATGCACTACATTAGAGGCAgcaatctcttaaaaattttcaaatagaaaacCCCAGTATTCTGAAACCTGGTATCTTTTTTATGATTCAACAAAGATTAGTCTAAtctaaaaacaattattaaaaaggaacagaaaagaactaGGTCAGTTGCATCACAAGTGACTATCAGGCCATACGGCCCTTGAGGATCCGGTCAACAGAGCAGTGGCTCTcaactttcttattttatgatCCACTGTCTCATGGTACCatgtaagggggaaaaaacccacaaaatccAGCAAACCAACATTTTAACACAATCATAACTGTGACTATACCACTAACTGGCAGCTATTGGGTCTCCTGACGTGAAAACATCCGTTTTTGGAAACAGCAGAAGTTTAAGTTAAAAAGACAgaattatgggatccctgggtggcgcagcggtttagcgcctgccttcggcccagggcgcgatcctggagacccaggatcgaatcccacatcgggctcccggtgcatggggcctgcttctccctctgcctgtgtctctgcctctctctctctctctctatcataaattaaaaaaaaaaattaaaaaaaaaaaaaaagacagaattagCTACTACTTTTGACATCTATAGGCTTCACTCTGTCACCTACTCACAATTTGTCCCGCAGCCTCTTTAGTTAGCAGGGCAAATCTTTgtgggaaatataaaaatcaggAGATAATAAAAGGAGAGTTACAACATACCTACTTGGGTTAATAGTGACAAAGAACTGCCAAACAACGAAAGGAGAAGGGGACAagacagttgttttaaaaaatatatgaacttaACGTTGGCAGCAGACAGAGTATTATCTCTTAGGCCTAGTTTAGAGAAAAAGACTAGAGACAAAACTAGTCAAAAGAGCAAGTTGGGAAGATTTAGAGGAATGTCACTAGTGCTTCCACTATTAGAAATGTGAAGTCTATTCAGAAGGGCAAAAGGTTATTAAAATACTTGCAAAATACAACCAAATAATGTATAAGAGACTATCATCCTAGTTAAAAGCACTCAATAAATCAGTGCACCCAAAAGTGGGAACCACCTTGGAGGCCACCAGAAAAGGACTCTGCAAAAAGGGCTTAGAGCAGCAAGTTAACTTACAGTTGACTCCGGAACAAGAGAGGAGTTGGGGAGGCTGGCCCCCTCGCAGAGGAAATTCCTCGTGTGACTCTGACTCCTCCAAACCATAACTACCAataacctactgttgaccagaagccttgccCATAACACATCATGTCAACAGCATTtgttatgttatttatattaaatattgtatttttacagtaaaaaagccaaagaataaaaatgttaagagaaaatacatttacagtactgtagtACGTTCATTGACAAGAAATTCACATATGAGCAGACCTGTGCAATTCAAACACGttattcaaggatcaactgtacttTTCAGACAGATAACTACACGTGTTGGGAGACGGAGgatggaaggaggggagagggaggaaaaaaaggaaaaatcactgTGTACTGCTTACAACTATAAGGGCTTCAGCtctgagttttgaaaaaaaaagaaaacaaatagtaagtaaacaaagacagaaagagatttTAGCTGAGTATTAAGAACTCTGTGCTTGCTTccctcagagaaaaaaaaagatataaatcaaatgagataatacacataaaagcaatttatctaaataaaacaaaattatactaAGTCAAGCTAAATTTTGGGCCAGTCTACCTttgccaaattttaaaatgtgcataacCTTTGACCCAGAATTTCCATTTCTGGGAAGGCATTCCACAGAAATTCTCAGACATTTGCATAAAGATGTGGTAATCGAGGATATTCAATGAAACTTTGTAAAAGTGAAAACTGGAAACCTGGATTTCCATCATTGGAGGATAGTTAAGTAAATGACGGGAAGACTTTTTATGAGTCTATACAGTGGTTAAAAGGAATGCAGTAGAGATATATGTATGTACCAACATGGAAGTGTCCAAAACAGaagttgttaaataaaaaaatttagctCACATAGCTAGGTGTACTCTCTCATGATTCTATACtaacaagaacaaaacaagaacacTAGAACTAATAAGAACAAAACCCCTATCCTGTATTTGTACATGTGTACCTATctgaacacaaagaaaaagtctgaaagtATAAGCACTGAAACACTCACACCGGTTAGGCAGAAACCaggaatggaaggaagaagagatttaTGTGTGTAAAAGGAGACATTCACATTTTACTCTATACACTTAtatagtttgcttttatttttactagaaCAAACTCATACATTACTTgggtaatttaaaagaaaactacaaagaTAGGGTGTTCAGAATTTTAACGGTAACAGATCAAAGTGAAAGCTCTTCCCCTACTCTCACTTCCACCAACAACCTCACCCTCATAGCCCTTTGCCCCCACATCAGTCTTTACTGATCTATTTAGATCTCGGTCAGGGACTAAGTCATCCTGTTTTCTCTCACCGTGTCCCAGATTTGCAGTTTGATTTGTTTTCCATCAATGTTGACCATACGGGCCCCAAATTCCACACCTGTCAAGtgaagagcaaaagaaataatgacCATCACCACACGTTCAGAGGTTCATGTTCTCCCCCAATGCAGCAACTGACTTCTTCTCTGTCAGCACTTAGTACCACTAAGCCCATTACTGCTATTTGCtacaattatttttgtgtttcttaaattttcattttccttctagaATTAAAAACTGTGATCTAGGTGATAATGACTTTAGGAATGTAAccaaaagggatgcctgggtggctcagcagttgggtgtctgcctttggctcagggatgcctgggtggctcagccgttcggtgtctgcctttggctcagggtgtgatcctggagtcctggaatcaagtcccgcatcgggctccctgcatggagcctgattctccctctgcctgtgtctcagcctctctctctctctctctctcatgaataaataaataaaatctaaaaaaaaaaaaaaaaaaaaagaatgtaaccaAAAAGCAGATACGGAGATGaaactaattaaaatgtaaaaaaaggggccagcccgggtggctcaacggtttagcaccgccttcggcccagagcatgacttgggatcgagtctcatgtagggctctctgcatggagcctgcttctccttctgccagtgtctctgcccctctctctctctctctgtgtctctcatgaataaacaaaatcttaaaaaaaaaaaagaggaaaggggggaaaacctccagattcattctatgcagccagcattatcttgatatCACCTGGATAAAGACACCAGTAAATAAAGAACGACAGTCCAATGTCCCTAATGAAgagagatgcaaaaatcctcaattagggatccctgggtggcgcagcggttcggcgcctgcctttggcccagagcgcgatcctggagacccgggatcgagtcccacgtcgggctcccggtgcatggagcctgcttctccctctgcctgtgtctctgcctctccctctctccccgtgactatcataaaaaaaaaaaaaaaaatcctcaattaAATGCTAGCAaactgggatccccgggtggctcagtggtttagcatcagccttcagtccagggcgtgaccccggggtcctggtatcgagtcccgcatcgggctccctgcatggagcctgcttctccctctgcctgtgtctctgcctctctctcgctctctctcatgaaaaaataaataaaaatctttttaaaaaagataaataaaacgtAAAAAAGGTGAGCACACTTCTAGCAATATTAACGCTCAAATCGCATTAGATGGCACAAGCTGTGCCTTAACACAAACGTGCCGGGAAAGCTCTGGGACTATGCCACACTCTTTCCTCTAAAACCATCAGTTTCATCTTTTAACTCTAACTCAGGGAGGGCCCTTCAGATTAATTTCTTCCTCTCCAACGTACACAAAAACCTGTGTTGTTGGGTGACCACTCTGAAAAACATACGTGAAAACGGCTGGCACTAATTTAACCGCAAAAGCAAGGCGAGCTCTTGCACGAACAGTGAAGCTTTTCCGTGGGGTTTCCCGTCAAGGTACAAATCCtagtccggggggggggggggaaccgcCCCCAGCGATGGGTGCGAGGCCTCGGGCCGATCTTCCGCTGCGTCTCCATCACTTACTCGGCAGCTTTGGGCCACTCGCTCCTCGCCGAGCGTGAGGCCGGACTAAACCCGGCAGCGGGCGGGGGGCGCTTCGGGCAGCGACTTCGGCCGCCGGCGGCCTGTGCGCGGCGGCGCCCGCTCCGGCGCCGCGTCCTCCGACAGGTGCGCCGACTTACCTATGGTGAGGTCGTGCACCGGCTGGAACCGCTTGTCCGTGAACTGCAGGAGGAGACATGACTTGCCCACGCCTGAAAGAGGAGCGCGGACGTCCTCGCGGCGCGGCCCGGGGTGCcggcggccgcgggaggggagcccggagcccgagccccgcccccgaccgtcccgcccccgcccgctcccgcgCCCCGCTCCGTTGCCCAGCCCACTGCACGAGCCCCGCCCCACGCCCCACGCCCCGAGGTGTGAGCTGCGGCTGCTCGCCCCCGCCGTGCGGGCCGTCGCCCGCGGGCTACCTGTGTCCCCGATGATGATGTACTTGAACAGATAAGCATAAGTCATGGTCCCGTTTCCTCCGATTCCGGGTCCGCCCGACTTCCGCAGCCACTTCCCTCCGGCCTCTCTAGCCGCGCAGGCAGCCGCCCTCCGGCCGCTCTAGCCCGAACAGCGTCTCTATGACTCTCCCTGGAGTCGGCGCTCGGCGGGGGCGGCCGTCCTCCCTCGCGGCGCCGGCGGCTGCCATTGCCCCGCCGGGCTCCAGGGGGCGGTAGCCGCCCCTCCCGTCCGCTCGGCCTTCCCGGCAGCCGCCGCGCGGCGCTCCCGCCAATCAGCGGACAGCGACGCGCCGCCTGGCGGAAGTGACGCGAGgcaggcggcgggggcgggggggcgatGAGGGGGCTGAGACGGAGGTAACCGTTGTGTGAAGATGGAGGTAGGGGCCTGGGCGGCGGAGCGCGGCCGGCCGGGTGGgagcggaggcggggaggggcgcgggggcgggggacaGAACCCTCGCTCCCCGCTGACCGCCCGCCCCGCCTAACTTAGCCCCGCGGCTGTCTTTTGGTTTCCAGTTTCCCGGAGGAAATGACAATTACCTGACGATCACTGGGCCCTCGCACCCCTTCCTGTCGGGGGCCGAGGTGAGCACGGGCTGCGACgctgttgggggcgggggggcgacCCGACCTGGGGGTCACGGCCGGGAGCACTTCCGCCCGCGCGCGGGGCCAGCGCGGAGCCGCGGGAGCCGGCGGCCGGACCCGCTCCCGGTTGCGGTCCAGGGTCGGGGGTCGCGACGTCTGTCCGCAGGGCTTGTTCTGCCGGTGGCCGGAGGGAGGCGGCAGCTGCCCACGCCGGGCGTGGGGGCGCGCGTGGGGGCGCGCGTGGGGCTCGGCGTCCGGCAGGGCCTCGCCTTGGGCGGCAGCCAGGCGgtgctgggaggggaggtggcGGTGGTGGCAGGCGCTCTACGGGGCGCGCGGAAGCCTCGCCTCGGACCCCGCGACGGGGACGCCCgccggggcggggccagcgcaGAGGTGGGGAGCAGGCAGATGTCAGTCCCTTGGTCTCGAGCTTTctggggttttggggtttttttgttgttcttgttgtatTTTTTGAGAACCTCCttaatttttccccccaaactaaTGTGAACCACTTGTGtcgggttttgttgtttttgttttttttcgttttcgttttgttttgttttgttgtcctAAGAATTTTCCGTTGCTGTTGAATCGGGCTTACCCTGTGTGACCCCTTATTATTTTCAGGGATAAGAATTAGATTGAAAAGGGGACAGGTGCTAGTCTGATTCCTTTGCTGCCTGCCATTCACCGGTTACTGGTGTCCTCTTACGGAGGGCAAAGTGTAAACTCAAATGAACAAGGGATTTAGAAATGACACAAAACGAAACCTCTGTGATGCTTTCCAGTCCGTTTTGCCAGTTTCTTGTCAAGTGACATCTCGATGGTTTTAGTTTCGTTATTTGGAGGGTTGTTAAGTCTTCTGTGGGCCCCATTCCCCGTAAAAGTGCATCGTTGCCAATTTCTTCTGAATCAGGTTTAAATCTAGAGTATGGTGAATTTCGCACGGGCCTCTatcctttggttttgtttttgtgacttaaatttaaaaaaaaaaaattattttgccaaGAAGCTCACAACTAaatttcagtgtctttttttttttttttttttttttagcttaggTCTTTGTCATTGCTAACAATTCTTCTCATTACAGCTTcactttcccttcccctcttttttttttttttttttttgacttttatttcaGTTGGTTTGTGGTTTTTGTTGTATTTGGTCTTATTGTGAACCACCCCTAATAAAACTTAGAACTAGGTTAAAGGTGATGTTTTTacgtttttcttttagaaaaagtgatatttggaatttatttgcaAGAAAAAAGATAGCTGCCCCAAAAATACTAAccataaaaaatttttgaaaaattggaCTTTATTGAAGTGAGGAACTCGTTTTcatcaaaagacatcattaaggAGTTAAATAGGTatatcacagactgggagaagatattttaatACACGTATCTGACACATTCAGGATATATCAAATACTTACATAGagtaaaataatctaatttaaaaatgggcaaaaatatttGACCACACACTTCACAAAAGAGGGTATCCAAATTGATATTAGGCATATGAAAGAGTGTCATCATTCATCAGAGAAATGGCACTTAAAATTATAACAAGCACGACTGTATACCCACttgaatggttaaaattaaaaacactgacGATTACAAGATTTTGCAAGGCtatacataacttttttttttttttttttttttttaagatttcttatttattcatcagagagagagtgagagcatgggggcaggggcagggcttgagggaggggaagaagtagactcctggctgagcagggagccagatgtggggcttgatcccagggccccaggatcatgacctgaaccaaaggcagatgcttaaccaactgagccacccagggtgcccggGATGTAGATAACTCTTAATCATTGCTGACGAAAGTGTAAAATTGATTCAGTCACTTTGGATAACTGGCAATTTCTGCTAAAGATGAACACATACCTACCCTATGACCCCGCAGTTACACTCCTTGATGTATAcatgagagaaatgagaaattcacCAGAAACTGTAACATAGCAACTTTACACATAATAGCTAAGTACTGGAAACAACCTAGATGTCTATAAACTTGTACATTTCTAGAAAGGGACactacacagcaataaaaaaggacATCAACTACTAAATGTACCTCAAGTGATCTCAAAAATATATGGTGTTTAGTAAAAAGCCTGACATAAAAGAGTAGCCACTATAATAAGTTcatgtttttaatgaatattagGAATGGACAATGTGAAACTATGGTAATTGAAATCAGAATAATAGTGCCTGTTGTGAAAAGGAGAGAGTATTGATTGGGGAAGAGTATGAAAAAATCTTTTacagtgatagaaatgttctatatctttgATCTGGATGATGGTT is a genomic window of Vulpes vulpes isolate BD-2025 chromosome 10, VulVul3, whole genome shotgun sequence containing:
- the RAB2B gene encoding ras-related protein Rab-2B, translating into MTYAYLFKYIIIGDTGVGKSCLLLQFTDKRFQPVHDLTIGVEFGARMVNIDGKQIKLQIWDTAGQESFRSITRSYYRGAAGALLVYDITRRETFNHLTSWLEDARQHSSSNMVIMLIGNKSDLESRRDVKREEGEAFAREHGLIFMETSAKTACNVEEAFINTAKEIYRKIQQGLFDVHNEANGIKIGPQQCISTSVGPSASQRSSNEIGSNSGCC